One Phaseolus vulgaris cultivar G19833 chromosome 4, P. vulgaris v2.0, whole genome shotgun sequence DNA window includes the following coding sequences:
- the LOC137837715 gene encoding cytochrome P450 704C1-like: MRFLELHCDPMSAIAAFAAIALTVFIIFRSFIHKKGRYHVVGGTMLDLLFNFRSMHDYMTSLARKHKTYRLLGFHRSEVYTVDPVNVEYILKTNFANYAKGWYHYEKLTDLLGDGIFTVDGEKWLHQRKVSSYEIGTKAVRDFSLQVFKSNAVRLAGVVSKTAMSNNPVDFQDLFMKSTLDSVFKIILGVNLDTIYGTYEEGTEFSNAFDEASAITLYRYVDVFWKIKRFLNIGSEAVLGNLIKVVDNFVYKLIRIKIEQVQKSQYDFPEKKADMVSRFLALNETDPKYLRDIILSFVIAGRDTTAATLSWFFYMLCKHPHIQEKVMHEVGEVTKLKNTCNIDELADSLTDEALEKMHYLHAALSETLRLYPAVPLDGKLCLSDETLPDGFSIRKGDSIAYQSYGMGRMEFIWGEDAEEFRPERWLDERGTFQPKSSFKFTAFQAGPRICLGKDFAYRQMKTFAAVLCHSYKFKLAVQNESVNYKTMLTLHIDGGLHLHAYQRFEPMG, translated from the exons ATGAGATTCTTGGAACTTCATTGTGATCCAATGTCTGCAATTGCAGCCTTTGCAGCTATAGCTCTAACAGTGTTCATCATATTCAGAAGTTTCATACACAAGAAAGGAAGGTACCATGTGGTTGGGGGAACTATGTTAGACCTGTTGTTCAACTTCCGAAGTATGCACGATTACATGACTAGTCTTGCCAGAAAACACAAGACTTACCGGTTGCTTGGGTTTCACAGGAGTGAGGTTTACACAGTGGACCCTGTCAATGTTGAATATATCCTCAAAACAAACTTTGCAAACTATGCGAAG GGCTGGTACCACTATGAGAAATTGACAGATCTTTTAGGCGATGGAATATTCACAGTGGATGGCGAGAAGTGGCTACATCAGAGAAAGGTTTCGAGCTATGAAATTGGCACCAAAGCAGTGAGAGATTTTAGCCTTCAAGTGTTCAAATCCAATGCAGTAAGACTTGCAGGAGTTGTTTCAAAAACAGCTATGTCAAATAATCCAGTTGACTTCCAA GATCTGTTTATGAAATCAACCTTAGACTCAGTCTTTAAGATTATCCTCGGTGTAAACTTGGACACCATATACGGAACATACGAAGAAGGCACTGAATTCTCCAATGCCTTTGATGAAGCAAGTGCTATAACGTTGTATCGGTATGTTGATGTTTTCTGGAAGATCAAACGTTTTCTCAACATTGGATCAGAGGCAGTACTTGGAAACCTTATTAAAGTGGTGGATAATTTTGTTTACAAACTAATCAGAATTAAGATAGAGCAAGTACAAAAGTCACAATATGATTTTCCT GAGAAAAAAGCAGATATGGTGTCAAGGTTTCTAGCATTGAATGAGACAGATCCCAAGTACCTAAGAGACATTATTCTCAGCTTCGTGATTGCAGGAAGAGATACAACAGCTGCTACCCTTTCCTGGTTCTTTTACATGCTATGCAAGCATCCTCATATCCAAGAAAAAGTTATGCATGAAGTTGGAGAAGTAACAAAGTTGAAGAACACTTGTAATATTGATGAACTTGCAGATAGCCTAACCGATGAGGCCCTGGAAAAAATGCACTATTTGCATGCAGCTTTAAGTGAAACCCTCAGACTTTACCCTGCGGTTCCATTG GATGGCAAACTTTGCTTATCAGATGAAACTTTGCCTGATGGATTTAGCATTAGGAAAGGTGATTCTATAGCATATCAGTCATATGGCATGGGTAGGATGGAATTCATCTGGGGTGAAGATGCAGAGGAATTTCGACCAGAGAGATGGCTTGATGAAAGAGGAACTTTCCAACCAAAGAGTTCTTTCAAGTTCACAGCCTTTCAG GCCGGTCCAAGAATTTGTCTGGGGAAAGATTTTGCATATAGGCAAATGAAAACTTTTGCTGCTGTTCTTTGTCATAGCTACAAATTCAAGCTGGCTGTCCAAAATGAATCAGTGAATTATAAGACTATGCTCACTCTCCACATTGATGGTGGCCTTCATCTGCATGCTTATCAAAGATTTGAGCCTATGGGTTAG
- the LOC137837713 gene encoding subtilisin-like protease SBT1.3, whose amino-acid sequence MAKTLMGNMGCFLSSYLLVLTMLFSANAQFAKKTYLIQMDKSAMPKAFPNHLEWYSSKVKSALSTLPEADADSEKRIIYTYQNAFHGVAAKLTEGEAKKLETEEGVVAIFPDTKYELHTTRSPTFLGLEPEKAPNMWSEKLAGHDVIVGVLDTGIWPESESFKDVSMGPVPAHWKGACEIGTGFTKSHCNKKVVGARVFYHGYEAAIGRINEQKEFKSARDQDGHGTHTAATVGGSPVLGANLLGYANGTARGMAPGARIAAYKVCWIGGCFSSDIVSAIDKAVADGVNVLSISLGGGVSSYYRDSLSVAAFGAMERGVFVSCSAGNAGPDPASLTNVSPWITTVGASTIDRDFPAQVKLGNGKIVSGVSLYKGQSALSFEKQYPLVYLGSNSSRVDPRSMCLEGTLDPKVVSGKIVVCDRGLSPRVQKGHVVRSAGGVGMILTNTEANREELVADCHLLPAVAIGEKEGKDIKSYVQSSQSATATLAFKGTTLGIRPSPVVAAFSSRGPNFLSLEILKPDLVAPGVNILAAWSEAIGPSGLKVDNRREKFNILSGTSMSCPHVSGIAAFLKSRHPEWSPAAIKSALMTTAYVLDNTKKTLRDASTAKPSSPYDHGSGHIDPIRALDPGLVYDIEPQDYFEFLCTQKLSPTQLRVFSKYSNRSCTHSLVSPGDLNYPAISSIFTQKTATSFSDPVIVHRTVTNVGPPDSNYQVVVSPFEGSSVKVEPETLNFTKTHQNLSYKITFTPRVRQTSPEFGSLVWKDGLHTVRSPIVITWLAPPM is encoded by the coding sequence ATGGCCAAGACCTTAATGGGAAACATGGGTTGCTTTCTTTCAAGCTATCTTCTAGTTCTCACAATGTTGTTCTCAGCAAATGCTCAATTTGCTAAGAAGACTTACCTCATTCAAATGGATAAGTCAGCAATGCCAAAAGCCTTCCCCAACCACCTTGAATGGTATTCATCAAAGGTGAAATCCGCACTGTCCACACTTCCAGAAGCTGATGCGGACAGTGAGAAGAGAATAATCTACACTTACCAGAATGCTTTTCATGGTGTTGCAGCTAAGTTGACTGAAGGAGAAGCTAAGAAGCTAGAGACTGAAGAAGGAGTTGTGGCCATATTCCCAGATACAAAGTATGAGCTACACACCACTAGAAGTCCTACATTCCTTGGGCTTGAACCAGAAAAAGCCCCTAACATGTGGTCAGAAAAGCTTGCTGGCCATGATGTTATAGTGGGAGTGTTAGACACTGGGATTTGGCCAGAGAGTGAAAGCTTCAAAGATGTAAGCATGGGACCAGTACCTGCTCATTGGAAAGGTGCCTGTGAGATTGGAACAGGATTCACAAAAAGTCACTGCAATAAAAAGGTTGTGGGGGCAAGAGTGTTCTACCATGGATATGAAGCAGCAATTGGTAGAATTAATGAGCAGAAGGAGTTTAAATCAGCAAGAGATCAAGATGGGCATGGCACTCACACTGCAGCTACAGTTGGTGGCTCTCCTGTGCTTGGAGCTAACCTTCTTGGTTATGCTAATGGCACTGCAAGAGGAATGGCACCAGGTGCAAGGATTGCAGCTTATAAAGTGTGTTGGATTGGTGGGTGCTTCAGCTCAGATATTGTGTCAGCTATTGATAAAGCTGTGGCTGATGGAGTGAATGTTCTTTCCATCTCTTTGGGTGGTGGAGTCTCCTCTTATTACCGTGATAGTTTATCTGTTGCTGCATTTGGAGCAATGGAGAGGGGTGTTTTTGTTTCATGTTCTGCAGGAAATGCAGGACCTGATCCTGCTAGCCTCACCAATGTTTCACCATGGATCACCACAGTTGGAGCCAGCACAATAGATAGGGATTTTCCAGCACAAGTTAAGCTTGGAAATGGTAAAATAGTGAGTGGAGTCTCACTCTACAAAGGGCAAAGTGCGCTTTCATTTGAGAAACAATACCCTTTGGTGTACTTGGGGAGCAACTCTAGCAGGGTTGATCCAAGATCCATGTGCTTGGAAGGGACTTTGGATCCTAAAGTAGTTTCAGGAAAGATAGTTGTGTGTGATAGAGGCCTTAGTCCTAGAGTGCAAAAGGGTCATGTGGTGAGAAGTGCAGGAGGGGTGGGAATGATTCTCACAAATACTGAAGCTAATAGAGAAGAACTGGTTGCAGATTGTCACCTCCTTCCAGCAGTTGCAATAGgagaaaaagaaggaaaagataTCAAAAGTTATGTCCAATCAAGTCAAAGTGCTACTGCAACTCTGGCTTTTAAAGGTACGACGTTGGGAATAAGGCCATCTCCTGTAGTGGCAGCATTTTCATCAAGAGGGCCTAATTTTCTCAGCCTTGAAATTCTGAAGCCTGATTTAGTGGCTCCTGGGGTGAACATTCTTGCTGCTTGGAGTGAGGCCATTGGTCCATCAGGTTTGAAAGTGGACAACAGGAGAGAGAAGTTCAATATACTCTCTGGAACCTCAATGTCATGCCCACATGTGAGTGGTATAGCAGCCTTTCTCAAGTCTAGGCATCCTGAGTGGAGTCCTGCTGCTATAAAGTCTGCTTTGATGACAACGGCTTATGTTCTTGACAACACCAAAAAAACTCTCAGAGATGCCTCAACTGCTAAACCTTCAAGTCCTTATGATCATGGTTCTGGACACATTGACCCTATTAGAGCTCTTGACCCTGGTTTGGTATATGACATAGAGCCACAGGACTACTTTGAATTCCTATGCACACAGAAGCTGAGTCCAACCCAACTACGAGTTTTTTCCAAATATTCCAACAGATCTTGCACACACTCTCTTGTCAGTCCGGGGGACTTGAACTACCCAGCCATATCATCAATCTTTACCCAGAAAACAGCCACTTCATTCTCCGATCCTGTGATTGTTCACAGAACTGTCACCAATGTTGGCCCGCCTGATTCCAACTACCAAGTTGTGGTCTCACCATTCGAAGGTTCTTCTGTCAAAGTTGAGCCAGAAActctgaattttacaaaaacACACCAAAATCTGTCTTACAAGATCACATTCACGCCAAGGGTTCGGCAAACCTCACCCGAATTTGGAAGTCTGGTATGGAAGGATGGTTTGCATACTGTGAGAAGCCCCATTGTGATAACATGGCTGGCACCACCAATGTGA